The Culex quinquefasciatus strain JHB chromosome 2, VPISU_Cqui_1.0_pri_paternal, whole genome shotgun sequence genome contains the following window.
GACATGCCCTCGTGGCCGGCATCGATCGCTACCCGCGACGAGTGACCCGCCGCATGAGCAAGGCGCGCCTCCACAAGCGCTCCAAGATAAAGCCGTTCGTCAAggtgagttgtttttttttcgtgtgtgtTTTGTAGAACTCGGTTCCGGGTTATGTCGGATGTGGACAAGGTTTATGTTGGTGCAGAATGGAAATTGGTTGTTAAACATGTTTTAAAGACTTgttgaatgttttgatttggtttcgatgcttttgaaaacattgcattATTTCATTAGTTAATTTAAAAGTCGTTGCTGAAAGAATTTGGTGATTAATCCTCTTCTGAGATCAACCAGCACTGCGGGCCCAAATTCTTTCAAATGACACTCAACCTTTGAGTTAGACGTAGTCCTTCGTCAAAACATCGACTGAAGTAACGTTTGGCTGATAATGAAAGcagtttattcaattcaattttatttttcgagatagcatgttacaattttgtttcttttgtgcTTGTATAGAGATTTGGATTTTCCTTACAACTATGAATGTTTCAGATACTGACTTGGTAGCATAGAAATTGTTTGTTTCAGATCTTCAAATCTAGGAAAAGGGTGGTAAAAACCTAGCGAAATCCATAACTGAAAGCAGTTTATCGCAGTTCATCGTTTTAAATCTTACACAATTTCATAGATAAACGTAATATAATTAAACTAAAATACTCATACGAAACTCTCTCTCCTTCCAGATGCTAAACTACAACCACCTGATGCCGACGCGCTACAGCGTACCGGACGTCAGCCTCGACAACAAATATTCCGTCAAGGACTTGAAGGACCCGGTCAAGCGCAAGAAGGCCCGCTTCCAGATCCGCGTCAAGTTCGAGGACCGCCACAAGTCGGGCAAGAACAAGTGGTTCTTCCAGAAGCTGCGATTCTAAGCTGGTGCGTGCGACATTACCTAACACTATTGTCCTTAATCGTTAAGAAGAAGAATGCGGAAGCGGAAGGGAGGAGTTACTGTGTGTAAACGGAGGAGAAAACGTAAAGAAAAGCCCGTTGAATGGAAACAAAAACATGGTCTTTTCATGGTTTGAAGAGAACTACCCTAGATGATGACTGTTTTAAGGGCCAGTACGCACCTCCTAAGAAAGGGGTTAAGAaatggctttacgaacagcagaacaacggAGAGGGAACGATTATAATTTGGGGATTTCCGGCTCCATATATGGGTTgttttcgctgccgctgctgctcatttgaaattttacttgtCCGGTTCCTCACCAAGTGCGTATACCacttaagttattttttcaaaaactattttaaatcattcattgtttaatttaatgtaaaatattataatcatgatagatgtaaaattttaacttcATGCTAACAACtctcattttcattttctcgaTCCTGACgaaatcgacggtaacatttcaacaGGCATCatatacattttgacactttctgggttattgcatattctgaaagtactcctaataagctacctctccaccaaaaatgagcaaaagttacttcagtaaagtctgtttaatcatgattttaaataaagtaacataaacaaaatctttgtgcaggccaagtgcgaatgattctgatgatatcccttcagttgacgctcaggcgaggaacatcctggaaggagcgtcactgactacgtccgtagtcctgttagatcatacttggatcaagacagtatagctctggttccttgcgtgtctattttcttacctccacgttggcttggttttcatgatgacctagctggtggcctgtggaaacggatcgtaaacctttgaccagcgagggtcagagtcgagacggctagaagaaaggggcgcgacaatgtgggaaagggaagtaatttgtgattgtagacggtattgttttgattcgcagtatgttgagtcaactgctgtggatgtacctgaaacatcacacaacggggtttctcttcttccGTTTTTATCTATCATCTATattctgttaattttgtttcactgattctctaacgcagcttctgtttactatcctccatttgatttcgattttacttatttgattctcttatttctcaacgcttttccactctattttactaattgatgctgctgcaacaaactgtctgctttcccttaatttggcagcgatgtcaattttgtttatcatgtgccttttctttatttatctatttcaataatttctcatcttccctgtaaattgcccatcataacaataatctaagcttgtttgttatctcttttcattaactattgttaatttttatcttcttcataaattactatctttcttttactattgattctttacatagtatatttctttcactgtccattgttttgaaacttcacctttttcttaagcaagtgaggttcgagccctgactcaatttatgaaatgattaaaggattaacgcaaatattactattgtactttgaaaacttttataaaatgcttaggaccaaaatattgtaacaaaacaccgcgacaaaagaaatagcaacatataaacacgactcaacactaggaaagatttcaggagaaaacaatacacagtaaataacaattagtttttgaactcaaactaaaaatataacagtttttgctttaatgaaagttgttaggcacactttaaatagttaggcgcttatacttacatcaaacaagggtgagatgtaggtgtaagggcagtgcgtgttcgtcgggaacctggtgcataagatcggtcaaggcccgttcttacactgaaaattgcgaattgcgaaattgcgaataaacaaaatctttgtcatcagcagtccctgtttatatagccctgtcaatctgtcaaacaaaagactacatgaacctcgtgacgaaaaaaagcaacatgaacaaagcgccatgtacattcggcgaagaaaacgaatcataacaaaccgCTCCCTCAATGaaagcagggtgatatagacgttggtgatttcaaaagaagttatgtttgtttttctgaaataaaattacgaaactaatgttttattgaatttggatgatcaattatcaataaaagcaacgttttccatcgtttgttatcatcagaacatcttattttgcttttatattaaaatgggaattgaaaatggatgctcaacattctaATGCGTTTtactcaaaacgcatggtttgtacatgatgctttttgaaatgttggcgtcaaaataactaaaattaaaagaaatttaaaatcagaaaacgagaaaaaaatttaatcgtAAAACCTTAAAACAACAGCAGGTTTTCATTACTGTAATCAACTTGCAAGTTTCAacttcatacgattttttcattcgactgcgattacacaaaaaagtgtaatcgcagttgaactgaaaaaaatcgtatgaaaaagtgcgaaaacgaactcagcaaagtgcgattttcagttacagtgtactGTGCAACTACTGAACGCAACCTACGTCAAAACCAGCTGTCAAATTGAACAGTGCTGTGCCTGTTTTGTTTTCGTTGAACTTTTGCTGCTGATCTCTCTCGCGCACTTTTGTTTTGACGCTGAAGCTGTTCGGTCGTGGAATCTGCGTTTCGCGCGAGCTCGCGAGGTTGTTCAGTGGCCTTCCGCGGAAGATCTCAAAGTGCATCATCCCCTCTTTTTCTCCATTCCAACATTGTTCATCCGTCTTCCAAGGTTCCTTCCATTCCGGCGACACTTGTGATTATGGGTGTGCGGTGTGTGAATAGTGTCGTCTGCTACTGATAAGGTGAAAAAGAGTCGCGAACTGGTCCAGACGAAAACAATAGAGAAGGTTGAAGCGAACCAGTTTGGCTGGTTTGGCATGAGTAAATCGATCCCAGAAAGGGAGAGTGTTGTGTAATTGCTGTTCGAAATAAAGGTGCAGCTTTCTGTTTGATTTCGGTAATTTCAAACGGGGATTAATCTGCGACGCAAAACACTTTTTGTGTGCAGCGGAAAGTGAACGTAAATCGCTTGGTCGCGTGAAAACAAAGGTCGCACGAAGAAGAAGAGAGAAACATTAAACGTTACCAGGTAAGCGGCGCCGTAGTAGATTCTCCACCTCGTCGACTGCTGCCCTTGCGTAGGAGTAAACGGTTCCACCCGCCGCTGCCCTGTTTGTGTGGGTTTCGGAGGTGCATACAAAGCACTCGCAGTGTGCATATGAAATTGGATCCAGCAGCTGTAACATCTTACTCTGGAAGTGGACAAGCATTGTGAGGTCAGTGCAGCGGCGTGAGTCACCGGAAGGGAGTATTGCTTGGAAGGTCCAGGAGACCGAGTCGGAAATCTTCAAGAAGGGTAAGTAAAGGATGTTTGCAAAGTCAATAGAA
Protein-coding sequences here:
- the LOC6037828 gene encoding LOW QUALITY PROTEIN: 60S ribosomal protein L27 (The sequence of the model RefSeq protein was modified relative to this genomic sequence to represent the inferred CDS: inserted 2 bases in 1 codon), which translates into the protein MGKIMKXGKVVLVLGGRYAGRKAIIMKTFDDGTSDKQFGHALVAGIDRYPRRVTRRMSKARLHKRSKIKPFVKMLNYNHLMPTRYSVPDVSLDNKYSVKDLKDPVKRKKARFQIRVKFEDRHKSGKNKWFFQKLRF